Proteins encoded by one window of Lathyrus oleraceus cultivar Zhongwan6 chromosome 1, CAAS_Psat_ZW6_1.0, whole genome shotgun sequence:
- the LOC127095778 gene encoding nudix hydrolase 19, chloroplastic isoform X2: MVKLLQSSKFFSLISFHKNISQITTHLSFRSITTTMSINLNSHAFAGNPLRSKTPNKNDLFSPTTALETLKSRITDNTHHQSPNFKVLPFRNGKPLATSTDGDSWRLGWIGLAGLSGLELGGDSFVYLGSDAEQDAVYWTIDLSGESGFVPEFGGVRFSFVELRTLMVATDWLDSIAMENLSIAGHARALLEWHNISRFCGHCGEKTVPMEAGRRKQCSNESCKKRIYPRVDPVVIMLVIDRENDRALLSKQSRFVPRMWSCLAGFIEPGESLEEAVRRETWEETGIEVGEVVYHSSQPWPVGPNSMPCQLMVGFFAYAKSLEINVDKEELEGSTDSSTTLTDGPI, encoded by the exons ATGGTGAAGCTCCTACAATCTTCAAAATTCTTCTCTTTAATTTCTTTCCATAAGAACATCTCACAAATTACAACCCATCTTTCCTTCCGAAGCATCACCACCACCATGTCCATAAACCTAAACTCCCACGCATTCGCCGGAAACCCACTAAGATCCAAAACACCCAACAAAAACGATCTCTTTTCACCCACAACCGCACTCGAAACCCTCAAATCCCGAATCACCGACAACACGCATCACCAATCCCCTAATTTCAAGGTACTTCCATTCAGAAACGGAAAGCCCCTCGCAACTTCCACTGATGGTGACTCATGGAGACTCGGTTGGATCGGTCTCGCTGGATTATCAGGTCTTGAACTGGGCGGTGACTCGTTTGTGTATCTGGGTTCGGATGCTGAACAAGATGCGGTTTACTGGACGATTGACCTGTCTGGTGAGAGTGGGTTTGTGCCTGAATTTGGTGGCGTACGGTTCAGCTTTGTGGAGCTCAGAACGCTCATGGTTGCTACTGACTGGCTTGATTCCATAGCCATGGAAAACTTGTCTATTGCTGGTCAT GCCAGAGCACTGTTAGAATGGCATAATATATCACGTTTTTGTGGACATTGTGGAGAGAAAACAGTCCCAATGGAAGCTGGGAGGAGGAAGCAGTGTTCAAATGAATCATGCAAAAAGAGGATATATCCACGAGTTGACCCG GTGGTTATTATGCTGGTAATTGATCGAGAGAATGATCGTGCTCTTTTGAGCAAACAATCCAGATTTGTGCCCAGAATGTGGAGCTGCTTAGCAGGTTTTATAGAG CCAGGAGAAAGCTTGGAGGAGGCTGTAAGAAGAGAAACATGGGAGGAGACTGGTATTGAAGTTGGAGAAGTTGTATATCACAGTTCTCAGCCATGGCCTG TTGGACCAAACAGCATGCCATGCCAGCTAATGGTTGGATTCTTTGCATATGCTAAATCTCTTGAAATTAATGTGGACAAGGAGGAGTTGGAAG GTTCTACAGATTCTTCAACAACATTGACAGATGGGCCAATATGA
- the LOC127095778 gene encoding nudix hydrolase 19, chloroplastic isoform X1, whose protein sequence is MVKLLQSSKFFSLISFHKNISQITTHLSFRSITTTMSINLNSHAFAGNPLRSKTPNKNDLFSPTTALETLKSRITDNTHHQSPNFKVLPFRNGKPLATSTDGDSWRLGWIGLAGLSGLELGGDSFVYLGSDAEQDAVYWTIDLSGESGFVPEFGGVRFSFVELRTLMVATDWLDSIAMENLSIAGHARALLEWHNISRFCGHCGEKTVPMEAGRRKQCSNESCKKRIYPRVDPVVIMLVIDRENDRALLSKQSRFVPRMWSCLAGFIEPGESLEEAVRRETWEETGIEVGEVVYHSSQPWPVGPNSMPCQLMVGFFAYAKSLEINVDKEELEDAQWHSREDVRKALTFAEYKKAQTTAAAKVEQMCKGVEKTHSLSTDFNVESGELTPMFVPGPFAIAHHLISSWAFPDQNCHSKQPSSSVSNL, encoded by the exons ATGGTGAAGCTCCTACAATCTTCAAAATTCTTCTCTTTAATTTCTTTCCATAAGAACATCTCACAAATTACAACCCATCTTTCCTTCCGAAGCATCACCACCACCATGTCCATAAACCTAAACTCCCACGCATTCGCCGGAAACCCACTAAGATCCAAAACACCCAACAAAAACGATCTCTTTTCACCCACAACCGCACTCGAAACCCTCAAATCCCGAATCACCGACAACACGCATCACCAATCCCCTAATTTCAAGGTACTTCCATTCAGAAACGGAAAGCCCCTCGCAACTTCCACTGATGGTGACTCATGGAGACTCGGTTGGATCGGTCTCGCTGGATTATCAGGTCTTGAACTGGGCGGTGACTCGTTTGTGTATCTGGGTTCGGATGCTGAACAAGATGCGGTTTACTGGACGATTGACCTGTCTGGTGAGAGTGGGTTTGTGCCTGAATTTGGTGGCGTACGGTTCAGCTTTGTGGAGCTCAGAACGCTCATGGTTGCTACTGACTGGCTTGATTCCATAGCCATGGAAAACTTGTCTATTGCTGGTCAT GCCAGAGCACTGTTAGAATGGCATAATATATCACGTTTTTGTGGACATTGTGGAGAGAAAACAGTCCCAATGGAAGCTGGGAGGAGGAAGCAGTGTTCAAATGAATCATGCAAAAAGAGGATATATCCACGAGTTGACCCG GTGGTTATTATGCTGGTAATTGATCGAGAGAATGATCGTGCTCTTTTGAGCAAACAATCCAGATTTGTGCCCAGAATGTGGAGCTGCTTAGCAGGTTTTATAGAG CCAGGAGAAAGCTTGGAGGAGGCTGTAAGAAGAGAAACATGGGAGGAGACTGGTATTGAAGTTGGAGAAGTTGTATATCACAGTTCTCAGCCATGGCCTG TTGGACCAAACAGCATGCCATGCCAGCTAATGGTTGGATTCTTTGCATATGCTAAATCTCTTGAAATTAATGTGGACAAGGAGGAGTTGGAAG ATGCTCAGTGGCACAGTAGAGAAGATGTAAGAAAAGCTCTGACATTTGCAGAGTACAAGAAAGCCCAAACAACTGCCGCAGCAAAGGTGGAACAAATGTGTAAAGGAGTAGAAAAAACTCACAGCTTGTCTACAGATTTCAATGTGGAAAGCGGCGAGCTTACACCGATGTTTGTTCCTGGACCATTTGCAATAGCCCATCACCTTATTTCCTCTTGGGCATTCCCAGATCAAAATTGCCATTCAAAACAACCGAGTAGTTCTGTTTCAAATTTGTAG